One genomic region from Microcystis panniformis FACHB-1757 encodes:
- a CDS encoding proton extrusion protein PcxA, with protein sequence MNLNRILQGVNQWLLQTPERSLDEAYHAALKIKEIEDKHFQGRKVANEFSNYGSSTNSYFIAEVKGYLQKIKVRLTEFKASRSIVNTFGPNQPTINNGVITVTTDVCLKKLQFIDSIIGKYQDNYWQEDIQDVPKSIQNRNFEQETAKNKTSRNRSFLAAGSIEDEEIIKSNKSQKATEKPGVLPRSFVNTFNRIKQEIDPQAEESEEAVLKKFRNSRYKTAISLKFILLLIIVPLLTQQLTKTFLITPLVNKYFQQQEQFIFINQDLEEEAFSELRRFEEALHFRGMIGLAPKLSNEEIEGEITKKAAVLSEEFRQRGLNAIANIFADICSLIAFGFVVAFSRREIEIVKSFLDGILYNLSDSAKAFLIILFTDIFVGFHSPHGWEVILEGLSRHFGLPENREFNFLFIATFPVILDTVLKYWIFRYLNRISPSAVATYRNMNE encoded by the coding sequence ATGAATCTTAATCGGATTTTGCAAGGTGTTAATCAATGGTTATTACAAACTCCTGAACGTTCTTTAGATGAGGCCTATCATGCAGCTTTGAAGATTAAGGAAATAGAAGATAAGCATTTTCAAGGGCGAAAAGTGGCGAATGAATTCTCGAATTATGGCAGCAGCACTAATTCCTATTTTATCGCAGAAGTTAAAGGTTATCTGCAAAAAATTAAAGTCAGATTGACGGAGTTTAAAGCTAGTCGATCAATCGTTAATACCTTCGGACCTAATCAACCGACAATTAATAATGGGGTGATTACTGTCACCACAGATGTTTGTCTGAAAAAACTTCAGTTTATCGATAGTATTATCGGAAAATATCAAGATAATTATTGGCAAGAAGATATTCAAGATGTTCCCAAAAGTATCCAGAACAGAAATTTTGAGCAGGAAACAGCCAAAAATAAGACTTCTAGAAATCGCTCTTTTTTAGCAGCGGGTAGTATTGAAGATGAGGAAATAATCAAAAGTAATAAATCCCAAAAAGCTACGGAAAAACCGGGGGTTTTACCCCGTTCTTTTGTCAATACTTTTAACCGCATTAAACAGGAAATTGATCCCCAAGCGGAGGAATCGGAGGAGGCAGTTTTAAAGAAATTTCGCAATTCTCGTTATAAAACAGCCATTTCACTCAAGTTTATTTTACTGTTAATTATTGTTCCTTTATTAACCCAGCAATTAACCAAAACTTTCCTGATTACCCCCTTGGTTAATAAATATTTCCAACAACAGGAACAGTTTATTTTTATCAATCAGGATTTAGAAGAAGAAGCTTTTTCGGAATTGAGAAGATTTGAGGAAGCTTTACATTTTCGAGGTATGATTGGTTTAGCACCCAAATTATCTAACGAAGAAATCGAGGGAGAAATTACCAAAAAAGCTGCGGTACTAAGTGAAGAATTTCGCCAACGAGGTTTAAATGCGATCGCTAATATTTTCGCCGATATTTGTTCCCTGATTGCCTTTGGTTTTGTTGTCGCTTTTAGTCGTCGGGAAATCGAGATTGTCAAGTCTTTTCTGGATGGCATTCTCTATAATCTTAGCGATTCAGCTAAAGCTTTTTTAATTATTCTCTTTACCGATATATTTGTCGGTTTCCACTCTCCCCACGGTTGGGAAGTGATCCTAGAAGGGTTAAGTCGTCATTTCGGTTTACCGGAAAATCGCGAGTTTAATTTTCTCTTTATCGCCACTTTTCCCGTTATCTTGGATACAGTCTTAAAATATTGGATTTTCCGTTATCTCAATCGCATTTCTCCCTCAGCAGTGGCTACCTATCGTAATATGAATGAATAG
- a CDS encoding Rpn family recombination-promoting nuclease/putative transposase codes for MKTDTIFYQLLQTFPGLIFELLGESTQKAENYQFSSREIKELARRFDGIFLPTTAAPELIIYFVEVQFQDKSDFYWRFLTEIVIYLNQYKPVQDWMAVALFASRDIDNNFPYQLRGFEITGQIRRIYLDELIDSPDPSLGLGIIQLIVATPQLAQQRGKPLLEKAIAEIDDLVFQQKVVELIERTLAYKFTNLSRTELEAMFGLDDLRQTRLYQEAKEEGREEGREEGREEAKTEAIAGLLALGLSIEQIATALQLELTKVQETAAKLSFPD; via the coding sequence GTGAAGACCGATACAATTTTTTATCAACTCTTGCAAACTTTTCCGGGGTTAATTTTTGAATTACTGGGAGAATCAACCCAGAAAGCTGAAAATTATCAATTCTCCTCCCGAGAAATCAAAGAATTAGCGCGTCGTTTTGACGGTATTTTTTTACCGACCACAGCAGCACCGGAACTAATTATTTACTTTGTTGAAGTGCAATTTCAGGATAAAAGCGATTTTTATTGGCGATTTTTAACAGAAATTGTCATCTATCTCAATCAGTATAAACCCGTTCAGGATTGGATGGCTGTAGCTTTATTTGCCTCCAGGGATATCGACAATAATTTTCCCTATCAACTACGGGGATTTGAGATAACGGGACAGATCAGACGTATTTATTTAGATGAATTAATCGATAGTCCAGATCCGTCTCTGGGTTTAGGAATTATTCAGTTAATCGTCGCTACACCCCAATTAGCACAGCAACGAGGAAAACCACTTTTAGAAAAAGCGATCGCTGAAATTGATGATCTAGTTTTCCAGCAAAAAGTTGTAGAATTAATTGAAAGAACCTTGGCCTATAAATTTACTAATCTTAGTCGCACGGAGTTAGAAGCTATGTTCGGATTAGATGATCTCAGACAAACTCGACTTTATCAAGAAGCTAAAGAAGAAGGTCGTGAAGAAGGTCGTGAAGAAGGTCGTGAAGAAGCTAAAACTGAAGCGATTGCTGGTTTACTGGCCTTAGGTTTAAGTATAGAACAGATTGCCACTGCTTTGCAATTAGAACTTACCAAAGTACAAGAGACAGCAGCAAAATTATCCTTCCCAGATTAG
- a CDS encoding hemolysin family protein — MFSATTEILVIFFLILLNGVFALSEIAIVSARKIRLEQLARDDRRAAVALKLANDPNQILSTVQIGITLVGIFAGAYGGANLSVSVAQLLAQVPVLAPYSQALGLGLVVLIITYLSLVVGELVPKRLGLSNPEKIAILVADPLNRLSKIVSPVVHLLSQSTNLILGLLGISGNNNDSPITEEELKIMLKQGTEAGTFEEAEQDMVERVLGLSDRRVSQIMTTRPDVVWLDLEDSAEINRQKLIESNHTRFPVCQGSLDEVLGVIEVTDLLADCLTGESFDLTKDLQQPLFVPESTRGLKVLELVQQSGHHIALVVDEYGVIQGLVTRQDILEAIVGDLPQLDNIEDAQIVQREDGSWLIDGTVAIEDFKELFEISELPGEKQGNYHTLGGFIITHLGRIPGAADHFEWQRLRLEVVDMDGNRVDKVLVTLLLDDL; from the coding sequence ATGTTCTCGGCGACTACCGAAATTCTTGTTATCTTCTTCCTCATCCTCCTCAATGGAGTCTTTGCTCTCTCGGAAATTGCCATTGTCTCGGCCCGCAAAATCCGTTTGGAACAATTAGCCAGAGATGATCGACGGGCGGCGGTGGCCTTAAAATTGGCCAATGATCCCAATCAAATTTTATCGACGGTGCAGATTGGCATTACCCTAGTGGGTATCTTTGCCGGGGCCTACGGAGGAGCTAATTTATCGGTCAGTGTGGCGCAATTATTGGCCCAAGTTCCTGTTTTAGCCCCCTACAGTCAAGCTTTGGGATTAGGATTAGTGGTGTTAATTATTACCTATCTATCCCTAGTGGTGGGGGAATTAGTGCCGAAACGGTTAGGTTTAAGTAATCCTGAAAAAATCGCTATCCTCGTTGCTGATCCTCTGAATAGGTTATCAAAAATTGTTTCGCCCGTTGTCCATCTTTTGAGTCAATCGACTAATCTGATTCTCGGTTTGTTGGGGATTAGCGGTAATAATAATGATTCCCCAATTACGGAGGAAGAATTGAAAATTATGCTTAAACAGGGAACCGAAGCGGGAACCTTTGAGGAAGCAGAACAGGATATGGTGGAAAGGGTGTTAGGATTGAGCGATCGCCGAGTCAGTCAGATTATGACCACGCGTCCAGATGTTGTTTGGTTAGATTTGGAAGATAGTGCCGAAATTAACCGCCAGAAGCTAATTGAGAGCAATCATACCCGTTTTCCTGTGTGTCAGGGCAGTTTAGATGAGGTTTTGGGGGTAATCGAAGTCACAGACTTATTGGCCGATTGTTTAACCGGTGAAAGTTTCGATCTAACGAAGGATTTACAGCAGCCGCTTTTTGTGCCGGAAAGCACTAGGGGTTTAAAGGTTTTAGAATTGGTACAGCAAAGTGGCCATCATATTGCCTTGGTAGTGGATGAGTACGGGGTGATTCAAGGATTGGTGACGCGCCAGGATATTTTAGAGGCAATTGTCGGCGATTTACCCCAATTAGATAATATTGAAGATGCTCAGATCGTGCAGCGGGAAGATGGTTCTTGGTTGATCGATGGCACAGTGGCGATCGAAGATTTTAAAGAATTATTTGAAATCAGTGAATTACCCGGGGAAAAACAGGGGAATTATCACACTTTAGGGGGTTTTATTATTACCCATCTTGGCCGGATTCCGGGGGCTGCTGATCATTTTGAATGGCAAAGGTTGCGCTTGGAAGTGGTGGATATGGACGGTAATCGCGTCGATAAGGTGTTAGTCACGCTCTTGTTGGATGATTTGTAA
- a CDS encoding glycosyl hydrolase family 57, producing MIATPVSSKSNPITEIRPGLPTICGWEQEIAAIVNHDDPIFLPTTNLKLDNIKAGFACALHMHQPTIPAGVNGELIGNLQHMFEHQGDGDNHNASVFAWCYSRMGDFIPELVAEGCNPRIMLDYSGNLLWGLVQMGRQDILDKLKLITCNSQYQPYVEWLGTMWSHAVAPSTPIPDLKLQMQAWQTYFASIFGPDALKRVKGFSPPEMHLPNHPDTLYEYIKALKECGYRWLLVQEHSVENLDGSGLSQEQKYIPNRLVARNSRGEVIAITALIKTQGSDTKLVAQMQPYHEAKCRGKQQIGGVWVPSLGSQIADGENGGVMMNEFPRDFPNPWREMRGGSSVAGFNGTEYLELIEAAGVNPQDYPPIQAVHQHKIWQRVNPDAATPEAVEQAIADLKQSDHRFSMDGASWTNDLSWVRGYENVLEPMNQLSAQFHEKYDPLVQADPSFTRRPDYLEALLYNLLVQTSCFRYWGQGTWTDYARTLYERGAALTR from the coding sequence ATGATCGCTACACCCGTATCATCGAAATCGAACCCTATCACGGAAATCCGCCCTGGACTACCGACTATTTGCGGTTGGGAACAGGAAATTGCGGCGATTGTCAATCACGATGATCCGATCTTTTTACCGACAACAAATCTCAAATTAGACAATATTAAGGCTGGTTTTGCCTGTGCTTTGCATATGCACCAACCCACCATCCCCGCGGGTGTTAACGGTGAATTAATCGGCAATCTCCAGCATATGTTCGAGCATCAGGGGGATGGCGATAACCATAATGCCAGCGTTTTTGCCTGGTGTTATAGTCGCATGGGCGATTTTATCCCAGAATTGGTGGCGGAAGGCTGTAATCCCCGGATTATGCTCGATTATTCCGGCAATCTCCTCTGGGGTTTGGTACAGATGGGACGGCAGGATATCCTCGATAAACTCAAATTAATCACCTGTAACAGTCAATATCAACCCTATGTGGAATGGTTGGGGACGATGTGGAGTCATGCGGTGGCTCCTTCCACACCGATTCCCGATCTAAAATTACAGATGCAAGCATGGCAAACCTATTTTGCCTCGATTTTTGGGCCGGATGCCCTGAAACGAGTCAAAGGGTTCTCTCCCCCAGAAATGCACCTTCCTAACCATCCCGATACCCTCTACGAGTATATTAAAGCCCTGAAAGAATGCGGCTATCGTTGGTTATTGGTACAGGAACACTCGGTGGAAAATCTCGACGGTTCGGGATTGAGTCAGGAACAAAAATATATTCCTAATCGCCTGGTGGCCCGCAATTCTCGGGGTGAAGTGATTGCGATTACTGCTTTGATTAAAACCCAGGGTTCCGACACCAAATTAGTCGCCCAAATGCAACCCTACCACGAGGCCAAATGCCGCGGTAAACAGCAAATCGGCGGCGTTTGGGTTCCTTCCCTAGGTTCCCAGATTGCCGACGGTGAAAATGGTGGCGTGATGATGAATGAATTTCCTCGCGATTTTCCCAATCCTTGGCGGGAAATGCGGGGGGGTTCCAGTGTGGCAGGATTTAACGGTACGGAATATCTGGAGTTAATCGAGGCGGCTGGCGTTAATCCCCAAGATTATCCCCCAATTCAAGCCGTACACCAGCATAAAATCTGGCAGCGAGTTAATCCCGATGCCGCTACCCCGGAAGCAGTGGAACAGGCGATCGCTGATTTAAAACAGTCCGACCACCGTTTTAGCATGGATGGGGCATCTTGGACAAATGATCTCAGTTGGGTGCGCGGTTACGAAAATGTCCTCGAACCGATGAACCAATTAAGCGCTCAATTCCACGAGAAATATGATCCTTTAGTACAGGCGGATCCTAGTTTTACCCGACGACCGGATTATCTGGAAGCACTGCTTTATAATTTGCTCGTGCAAACCAGTTGTTTCCGTTATTGGGGCCAGGGTACTTGGACCGATTATGCCCGCACTTTGTACGAAAGAGGCGCGGCCTTAACCCGCTAA
- a CDS encoding segregation/condensation protein A → MTITSASDAIASLLEMAEQGEIDPWDVQVIDVIDRFLAELGLLNDLDLAMAQANLPQSGQAFLWASMLVLFKADTLERLSLDQQEESLIDEEISDLERELRTLPRYLENHIRRRTAAPPPRKRRVTLQELITQLQQIALEIEALPKLAVVVPKPRPQSRREAVQIITELAHQENLTELAAELDFFLQRKFFQLEKKEIEFEYLLDLWQAEKPSSHSATQEKVAIFWALLLLASQSKVELKQEDFYQDLSISLITSSANIPC, encoded by the coding sequence ATGACTATCACCTCGGCCAGTGATGCGATCGCCTCTCTTTTAGAAATGGCGGAACAGGGAGAAATTGACCCCTGGGATGTGCAGGTTATTGATGTGATCGATCGCTTTTTGGCAGAATTGGGGTTATTAAATGATCTAGATTTAGCCATGGCCCAGGCTAATTTACCCCAATCGGGACAGGCTTTTTTATGGGCTTCCATGTTAGTTTTATTTAAGGCTGATACCCTAGAAAGATTGTCTTTAGACCAGCAAGAAGAAAGTCTGATTGATGAGGAAATTAGCGACTTAGAAAGAGAATTAAGAACTTTACCCCGTTATCTAGAAAATCATATTCGCCGTCGTACTGCCGCCCCACCACCGCGAAAAAGACGGGTAACTTTGCAGGAGTTAATCACTCAATTACAACAGATTGCCCTAGAGATTGAAGCTTTACCGAAACTGGCTGTAGTTGTCCCGAAACCCCGGCCCCAATCCCGACGGGAAGCGGTACAAATTATCACGGAATTGGCCCACCAAGAAAACCTGACGGAATTGGCAGCGGAACTGGACTTTTTTTTGCAGAGAAAGTTTTTTCAATTGGAGAAAAAGGAGATAGAGTTTGAGTATTTATTAGATTTATGGCAAGCAGAAAAGCCCTCTAGTCACTCGGCAACACAGGAAAAGGTGGCGATTTTTTGGGCTTTACTTTTACTGGCTTCTCAATCAAAAGTGGAATTAAAACAAGAGGATTTTTATCAGGATTTGAGTATTTCTTTAATTACTTCATCGGCGAACATCCCTTGCTAG
- the pdxH gene encoding pyridoxamine 5'-phosphate oxidase — translation MDISIADLRLDYNLEELLESETSADPFIVFKQWLERAVSSGRLEPNAMTLATISPEGKPRARMVLLKDFDPLGFVLFTNYHSAKGQELIANPNAALVFWWGELQRQIRIEGTVEKISEEESDNYFFVRPWESRLGAWASNQSEVISGRDILEKRLAELKEEYAGREVPRPPHWGGFRLIPSLIEFWQGRPSRLHDRLCYYRQEDGSWQRQRLAP, via the coding sequence ATGGACATATCGATCGCTGACCTGCGTTTGGACTACAATCTTGAAGAATTGCTAGAGTCAGAAACATCTGCCGATCCTTTCATTGTATTTAAACAATGGCTAGAACGGGCGGTATCTTCGGGAAGATTAGAACCCAACGCTATGACTTTAGCCACTATTTCCCCGGAGGGTAAACCCCGGGCCCGCATGGTACTGTTAAAAGACTTCGATCCTCTCGGTTTTGTTCTCTTTACCAACTACCACAGCGCCAAAGGACAGGAATTAATCGCCAATCCCAATGCAGCCCTAGTGTTTTGGTGGGGAGAATTGCAACGGCAAATTAGGATCGAGGGAACTGTAGAAAAAATCAGCGAGGAGGAATCGGATAATTACTTTTTTGTCCGTCCCTGGGAATCCCGTTTAGGGGCCTGGGCCTCCAATCAAAGTGAAGTGATTTCGGGGCGGGATATCCTCGAAAAACGCCTAGCAGAACTAAAAGAAGAATATGCTGGTCGTGAAGTTCCCCGTCCTCCTCATTGGGGCGGATTTCGCCTAATTCCTAGTTTAATCGAGTTCTGGCAAGGTCGCCCCAGTCGTCTCCACGATCGTCTCTGTTATTATCGTCAAGAAGATGGCAGTTGGCAAAGGCAACGTTTAGCTCCTTAG
- a CDS encoding trypco2 family protein, with amino-acid sequence MDINKVGLRETLEALRVELSKSILASEGEQIRFEVGDIELEVQFVVEQSKEGKGGLKFWVVEMGGGVTNKDTITHRIKIPLKPIGKDKKPVLTGSDDIPD; translated from the coding sequence ATGGACATCAATAAAGTTGGACTTCGAGAAACCTTAGAAGCATTGCGGGTTGAACTGAGTAAATCTATTTTAGCCTCTGAGGGTGAGCAGATTCGCTTTGAAGTGGGTGACATTGAATTAGAGGTTCAATTTGTGGTTGAGCAGTCGAAAGAAGGCAAAGGTGGGCTGAAATTTTGGGTAGTAGAAATGGGTGGGGGTGTCACCAATAAAGATACGATAACCCATAGAATTAAAATTCCCCTTAAACCCATTGGGAAAGATAAAAAACCTGTATTGACAGGAAGTGATGATATTCCCGATTAG
- a CDS encoding trypsin-like peptidase domain-containing protein, whose amino-acid sequence MPQFQPDRALEIVAPKYGTAYRIGGRLLLTCRHLFDNSNDCKVRFRSASNYSDKQDIDAKVIWKAPDNIDIALVELPETIETCDPVGFGLLPDASSTQKVKFDFLGFPLFLRYSEDGIKYATGLHIQGTIDVANRVPHNRLLLNIKDSQDIQPTDEQLERLAEDQSPWQGTSGSAIVCYGLVVGVQKWHQNPDRPESLEAESLARVYDNPEWGEILESHDIDPEPKPVISASLKSSSYRNQSLSFPCFVTRSLASCQRDWG is encoded by the coding sequence ATGCCCCAATTCCAACCCGATCGCGCTTTAGAAATTGTTGCCCCTAAATACGGCACTGCCTATCGAATTGGGGGACGTTTACTCTTGACTTGTCGGCATCTATTTGATAATAGTAACGACTGTAAAGTACGATTTAGATCAGCATCAAACTATTCTGATAAGCAAGACATAGACGCTAAGGTAATTTGGAAAGCTCCCGATAATATCGATATAGCCTTAGTAGAATTACCAGAAACTATCGAAACTTGTGATCCTGTAGGTTTTGGGTTGTTACCTGATGCGAGTAGCACCCAAAAAGTTAAATTTGACTTTTTGGGATTTCCTCTATTTTTACGGTATTCTGAAGATGGTATAAAATACGCCACAGGGTTACATATTCAGGGAACTATCGATGTGGCTAATCGTGTTCCTCATAACCGTTTGTTATTAAATATTAAAGATAGTCAAGACATACAACCCACCGATGAACAATTAGAAAGATTAGCAGAAGATCAGTCACCTTGGCAAGGAACATCGGGATCAGCAATTGTTTGTTATGGGTTAGTGGTGGGTGTGCAGAAATGGCATCAAAATCCAGATCGTCCTGAATCTTTAGAAGCTGAATCTTTGGCAAGAGTTTATGACAATCCCGAATGGGGTGAGATATTAGAAAGTCATGATATTGATCCTGAACCTAAACCCGTTATATCCGCTTCTTTAAAATCTTCTTCCTATCGCAATCAGTCCCTATCTTTCCCCTGCTTTGTTACCCGAAGCCTTGCAAGTTGCCAGAGGGATTGGGGATGA
- a CDS encoding type II toxin-antitoxin system Phd/YefM family antitoxin produces MKTLGASEAKNRFGELLDLARREPVKIAKKGRNVAVVLSIEEFERFSELENQLLALQAEKAHQEGFIGTTESEALLSEILNA; encoded by the coding sequence ATGAAAACATTAGGAGCCTCAGAAGCAAAAAATCGCTTTGGCGAACTGTTAGACTTGGCTCGAAGAGAACCAGTAAAGATAGCAAAAAAGGGACGTAATGTTGCAGTCGTGCTGTCAATCGAGGAATTTGAGAGATTTTCCGAGTTAGAAAATCAACTTTTGGCTTTACAGGCAGAAAAAGCTCATCAAGAAGGTTTTATCGGAACAACAGAAAGTGAGGCTTTACTGTCAGAAATTTTAAATGCTTAA
- a CDS encoding type II toxin-antitoxin system RelE family toxin, with protein MLKINLSRQATKRLKKLPDKHAKQVATKITELRTNPYPQDSLKLKGYSYHRADIGEYRIVYRVEEQTLEILLIDKRNDDEIYKQLKRTI; from the coding sequence ATGCTTAAGATTAACCTATCTCGACAGGCAACTAAACGCTTAAAAAAACTGCCAGATAAACACGCCAAACAAGTAGCCACAAAAATAACCGAACTGAGAACAAATCCCTATCCCCAAGATTCTCTAAAGTTAAAAGGATACTCTTATCATAGAGCCGATATTGGTGAATATCGAATCGTTTATCGTGTTGAGGAGCAAACACTAGAAATCTTGCTGATTGACAAACGAAACGATGATGAAATTTATAAACAACTAAAGAGAACAATATAG
- a CDS encoding UPF0175 family protein, producing the protein MNINVTFPEELLIAAREEKETFSRKVIIYTLGHLYQEGKISAGIGAQVLGCDKYTFYTLLSEYGFSIIDYTAEEWESEIQTSRKLAQKIQENEDNC; encoded by the coding sequence ATGAACATTAACGTAACATTTCCCGAAGAACTTCTCATTGCCGCCAGAGAAGAAAAAGAAACATTCTCTCGTAAAGTCATAATTTATACATTAGGGCATCTTTATCAAGAAGGAAAAATTTCAGCAGGAATCGGCGCACAAGTATTAGGATGCGATAAATATACATTTTATACACTTCTCTCTGAGTATGGTTTTTCCATTATTGATTACACAGCAGAAGAATGGGAATCAGAAATACAAACCAGCCGTAAATTAGCCCAAAAAATCCAAGAGAATGAAGATAATTGTTAA
- a CDS encoding DUF3782 domain-containing protein, which translates to MATTSEDVWRILAELATAQAELTAAQKETDKQLKETDLLLKEVSQQQKENAQQIKETDRQQQKTDKQLKELGKQIGGLGAKFGSFTEGLALPSMETILRQRFGMKVVSPSVRASEDGQHLEIDVLAYTNGELNIAYIVEVKSHAREESITQLKSILQRFRRFFPEHKDKKLYGILAAVHVSPELREKILREGFYVARIHDQVFELDIPDNFQPQTY; encoded by the coding sequence ATGGCAACTACATCAGAAGACGTATGGCGAATCTTAGCCGAATTAGCGACTGCTCAAGCCGAATTGACTGCTGCTCAAAAAGAAACTGACAAACAACTCAAGGAAACTGACCTACTATTGAAGGAAGTCAGTCAACAACAGAAGGAAAACGCCCAACAAATCAAGGAAACTGACCGACAACAGCAGAAAACTGACAAACAACTCAAAGAACTGGGCAAACAAATTGGGGGACTCGGGGCAAAATTCGGCAGCTTTACCGAAGGACTTGCTCTCCCCTCAATGGAAACGATTCTCAGACAACGGTTCGGTATGAAAGTTGTTAGTCCCAGTGTCCGAGCCAGCGAAGATGGACAACACCTAGAAATTGATGTCCTTGCCTATACCAATGGTGAGCTAAATATCGCCTATATCGTCGAGGTTAAAAGTCATGCCAGAGAGGAGTCTATTACACAATTAAAAAGTATTTTACAACGGTTTCGCCGCTTTTTTCCTGAACACAAAGATAAAAAACTCTATGGCATATTAGCTGCGGTTCATGTATCCCCGGAATTACGGGAAAAAATTCTGCGAGAAGGGTTTTATGTGGCTCGGATTCATGACCAAGTATTTGAACTCGATATTCCCGATAATTTTCAACCTCAAACCTATTAA
- a CDS encoding DUF3782 domain-containing protein encodes MTTTSEDVWRILAELATAQAELTAAQKETDKQLKEVSQQQKETDRQLKETDRQQKKTDKQLKELGQQIGGLGAKFGSFTEGLALPSMETILRQRFGMEVVSPSVRVSKDGQHLEIDVLAYTNGELNTAYIVEVKSHAREESITQLKSILQRFRSFFPEHKEKKLYGILASVDLSNELREKILQEGFYVARIHDQVFELDIPDNFQPRPY; translated from the coding sequence ATGACGACTACATCAGAAGACGTATGGCGAATCCTAGCCGAATTAGCAACTGCTCAAGCCGAATTGACTGCTGCTCAAAAAGAAACTGACAAACAACTGAAGGAAGTTAGTCAACAACAGAAGGAAACTGACCGACAACTCAAGGAAACTGACCGACAACAGAAGAAAACTGACAAACAACTCAAAGAATTAGGTCAGCAAATTGGGGGACTTGGTGCAAAATTCGGCAGCTTTACCGAAGGACTTGCCCTTCCCTCAATGGAAACGATTCTCAGGCAACGCTTTGGTATGGAAGTTGTCAGTCCCAGTGTGCGAGTCAGTAAAGATGGACAACACCTAGAAATTGATGTCCTTGCCTATACCAATGGTGAGCTAAATACCGCCTATATCGTTGAGGTTAAAAGTCATGCTAGAGAGGAATCCATTACACAATTAAAAAGTATTTTGCAACGGTTTCGCAGCTTTTTCCCTGAACACAAAGAAAAAAAACTCTATGGCATACTAGCATCGGTTGACTTATCCAACGAATTACGGGAAAAAATTCTGCAAGAAGGGTTTTATGTGGCTCGGATTCATGACCAAGTATTTGAACTCGATATTCCTGATAATTTTCAACCTCGACCTTATTAA
- a CDS encoding DUF3782 domain-containing protein: MATTSEDVWRLLAELATAQAELTAAQKETDKQLKEVSQQQKETDRQLKETDRQQKETERRQQETDRQLKELGRQIGGLGAKFGSFTEGLALPSMETILRQRFGMEVISPSVRVSKDGKHLEIDVLAYTNGELNTAYIVEVKSHAREESITQLKSILQRFRRFFPEHKDKKLYGILASVDLSPELREKILQEGFYVARIHDQVFELDIPDNFQPRPY; the protein is encoded by the coding sequence ATGGCAACTACATCAGAAGACGTATGGAGACTCTTAGCCGAATTAGCGACGGCTCAGGCCGAATTAACTGCTGCTCAAAAAGAAACTGACAAACAACTGAAGGAAGTTAGTCAACAACAGAAGGAAACTGACCGACAACTCAAGGAAACTGACCGACAACAGAAGGAAACCGAGCGACGACAACAGGAAACCGACCGACAACTCAAAGAATTAGGACGGCAAATTGGGGGACTTGGTGCAAAATTCGGCAGTTTTACCGAAGGACTTGCCCTTCCCTCAATGGAAACGATTCTCAGACAACGGTTTGGTATGGAAGTTATCAGTCCCAGTGTCCGAGTCAGTAAAGATGGAAAACACCTAGAAATTGATGTCCTTGCCTATACTAATGGTGAGCTAAATACTGCCTATATCGTCGAGGTTAAAAGTCATGCTAGAGAAGAATCCATTACACAATTAAAAAGTATTTTGCAACGGTTTCGCCGCTTTTTCCCCGAACACAAAGATAAAAAACTCTATGGCATACTAGCATCGGTTGACTTATCCCCAGAATTACGGGAAAAAATTCTGCAAGAAGGGTTTTATGTGGCTCGGATTCATGACCAAGTATTTGAACTCGATATTCCTGATAATTTTCAACCTCGACCTTATTAA